The Candidatus Nanohalovita haloferacivicina genome has a window encoding:
- a CDS encoding glycosyltransferase, which yields MEVKPAEDMGFSLSKFFKYSAISVALITLVLVPSFITNTYIRTLNTLLLIALMGLVGRTYFSAIFSFKNIEPPELKDELPSVSVVIPAYNEAQVLEDTIEACAEVDYPRDKYEVVLCYEAASTDGTEEIAEKAGEKYDFLKAVKRDEPGGGKAKATNYALEYAENDIIASIDADHCFKPNAIKRAVRWFDDEDVWCIKGRCFGYNPTDSLLSLHATVERHIAEKIDIYARQIFGGFTFFGGGQAFFRSEVFEEIGSFDEDILVEDIDMSTKIHHKGKKIVVDPKVITYEENPDTLQAWWSQRKRWARGWMQVAVKHTMGLTGDSDLSVTKRIDGAYTLLYAVVPTFLILLMPMMVLSYLGVNTTTYLPNSDILWTLAGIAPVTLSYVVFFQDFMQGEKHHKVEYFAAITLWAYFFFQAFVHLTAFIEEFIFDKKSVYVTTSRAEG from the coding sequence ATGGAAGTAAAGCCAGCAGAAGACATGGGATTCTCGCTATCCAAGTTTTTCAAGTACTCGGCAATCTCCGTTGCTTTGATTACTCTTGTTCTAGTTCCCAGCTTCATTACAAACACATACATCAGAACACTCAATACACTACTTCTCATCGCACTGATGGGTCTAGTAGGCAGAACCTACTTCTCAGCAATATTCTCATTCAAAAACATAGAACCACCAGAGCTCAAAGACGAGCTACCATCAGTAAGCGTAGTAATACCTGCATACAACGAGGCCCAGGTACTGGAAGACACAATTGAGGCCTGCGCAGAAGTAGACTACCCAAGAGACAAATATGAAGTAGTGCTGTGCTATGAAGCGGCCTCAACGGACGGTACAGAAGAAATAGCAGAAAAAGCTGGCGAAAAATACGACTTCCTGAAAGCAGTAAAAAGAGATGAACCTGGCGGAGGAAAAGCCAAGGCCACAAATTACGCTCTTGAATACGCTGAAAACGATATAATTGCAAGCATCGACGCTGATCACTGCTTCAAGCCAAATGCTATCAAGAGAGCAGTTAGATGGTTTGATGACGAAGATGTGTGGTGTATCAAAGGCCGCTGCTTCGGATATAACCCTACAGACTCGCTTCTATCGCTTCACGCAACAGTTGAAAGACACATTGCAGAGAAGATCGATATATACGCAAGACAGATCTTTGGAGGATTCACTTTCTTCGGTGGAGGACAGGCCTTCTTCCGGAGCGAAGTATTCGAAGAAATAGGCTCGTTCGACGAAGATATACTTGTAGAGGACATTGACATGTCCACAAAGATTCACCACAAAGGGAAGAAGATTGTTGTAGATCCGAAAGTTATCACGTATGAGGAGAACCCTGATACGTTACAGGCCTGGTGGAGCCAGAGAAAGAGATGGGCCCGTGGATGGATGCAGGTTGCTGTAAAACACACGATGGGCCTGACAGGAGACTCAGATCTTTCAGTCACGAAGAGAATCGATGGAGCATACACACTGCTCTACGCAGTAGTCCCTACGTTCCTCATCCTTCTAATGCCGATGATGGTCCTCTCATACCTGGGAGTCAACACAACAACCTACCTGCCTAATTCAGACATATTGTGGACTCTTGCAGGAATAGCTCCGGTAACACTATCCTACGTGGTGTTCTTCCAGGACTTCATGCAGGGAGAAAAACATCACAAAGTAGAGTACTTCGCAGCAATCACCCTATGGGCCTACTTCTTCTTCCAGGCCTTCGTACACCTGACAGCATTCATAGAAGAGTTTATCTTCGACAAGAAAAGCGTGTACGTCACAACTTCAAGAGCAGAAGGATAA
- a CDS encoding YbaK/EbsC family protein, translating to MKADEFLEEKGLDFEVVEQDNPTLDCDDAARERGVKTSQIAKSLIVDRDGDKIHCVLPGDRKLSAGKFGEHRLVDPEESLEITGQESGTVHPFSSQLEHRIDRKLLERDRISFTTGDSQKGVIIDTEKFRQGLEKADFTYQIKDIVDFNEKDIEELEEKGLDEEEARFVLSRGLEKQFEELNSTHETSLVIGLLEEFGRHDLEYSSKVSEEILSRAERETHMQKLVQAYDREGELPEEKDFSLEKAVEKVMSENSDAVEDYREGKDSALNYLLGQVMKETNGKADGGKARKTLMDKLEA from the coding sequence ATGAAGGCCGACGAGTTCCTCGAAGAAAAAGGCCTCGACTTTGAAGTAGTAGAACAGGATAATCCTACCCTCGACTGCGACGACGCAGCCCGCGAAAGAGGAGTAAAAACATCTCAGATAGCGAAAAGCCTGATCGTAGACAGAGATGGAGACAAAATACACTGCGTACTGCCAGGCGATCGAAAACTCTCAGCAGGAAAATTCGGAGAACACAGACTAGTAGACCCTGAAGAATCCCTTGAAATCACGGGACAGGAATCAGGTACAGTACACCCATTCTCATCACAACTTGAACACAGAATCGACAGAAAACTTCTAGAAAGAGACAGAATCTCGTTCACTACGGGAGACAGCCAGAAAGGAGTAATAATAGATACAGAAAAATTCAGGCAGGGCCTGGAAAAAGCAGACTTCACCTACCAGATAAAAGACATCGTCGACTTCAACGAAAAAGATATTGAAGAACTGGAAGAGAAAGGCCTTGACGAGGAAGAAGCAAGATTTGTCCTTTCAAGAGGCCTCGAAAAACAGTTTGAAGAACTCAACAGTACTCATGAAACCAGTCTGGTGATAGGCCTCCTCGAAGAGTTCGGCCGCCACGACCTTGAATACAGCAGCAAAGTATCAGAAGAAATACTCTCCCGGGCTGAAAGAGAAACCCACATGCAGAAACTGGTACAGGCCTACGACCGTGAAGGAGAACTACCGGAAGAAAAAGACTTCTCACTTGAGAAGGCTGTTGAAAAAGTAATGTCGGAAAACTCTGATGCTGTAGAGGACTACAGAGAGGGAAAGGATTCTGCACTGAACTATCTACTGGGACAGGTAATGAAGGAGACCAATGGAAAAGCCGATGGCGGAAAGGCCCGAAAAACTTTGATGGACAAACTGGAGGCCTAA
- the gatB gene encoding Asp-tRNA(Asn)/Glu-tRNA(Gln) amidotransferase subunit GatB produces the protein MTDVKIGLETHVQLDTETKLFCGCPNQEAEEPNTHVCETCLGHPGSKPRLNDEALARGVKTAQALQCDINQDIFFSRKTYFYPDMSKNYQITQYEVPVGEEGSFEVKVGDEKKDIGITRLHIEEDPAKLVHEGGQIGRSKYTKVDYNRAGTPLLEIVTDPDFRSPEEARAYLQQLAQMLEYLEVYFPESDFAIKSDANISIEGGQRVEVKNITGTKGIEQALSYEITRQKQLKKRGREVEQETRNYDANQEITEKLREKETEEDYGYIFDPDLTRQELSENYRKALRETIPELPHEKFKRFKEEYGLKEKIVESLISDPEIAEHFEELAKQYDAQLVASWMTGDLKKVLNYNDLTYSESPLKIHWLNTIIGLLDEDQISDRNAEKLLRELVEDPREPDDIIDEQDLLKAEDSEIREFVEEAVEENPDAVDDYESGEEEALNFLVGQVMQKSQGKADPKTAREKLKEQLE, from the coding sequence ATGACCGACGTAAAAATAGGCCTAGAGACCCACGTGCAACTTGATACAGAAACAAAACTTTTCTGCGGATGCCCAAATCAGGAAGCAGAAGAACCAAACACGCACGTCTGTGAAACCTGCCTGGGCCACCCAGGAAGCAAGCCAAGACTCAACGATGAAGCACTGGCCAGAGGAGTAAAAACAGCACAGGCCCTCCAATGCGACATCAATCAGGATATCTTCTTCTCAAGAAAGACATACTTCTACCCTGACATGTCCAAAAACTACCAGATCACACAGTACGAAGTACCTGTAGGAGAAGAGGGCAGCTTCGAGGTCAAGGTCGGCGATGAGAAAAAAGACATCGGCATAACAAGACTGCATATTGAAGAAGACCCGGCAAAACTTGTACACGAAGGAGGCCAGATCGGAAGATCAAAATACACAAAAGTAGACTACAACAGAGCAGGAACACCACTACTGGAAATAGTAACAGACCCAGACTTCAGAAGCCCTGAAGAGGCCCGTGCATACCTCCAGCAACTCGCACAGATGCTTGAATACCTGGAAGTATACTTCCCGGAATCAGACTTCGCAATCAAATCAGATGCAAACATCTCCATCGAAGGAGGCCAGCGTGTAGAAGTCAAAAACATTACAGGAACCAAAGGAATCGAACAGGCCCTCAGCTACGAAATCACGAGACAGAAACAGCTCAAAAAGAGAGGCCGCGAAGTCGAACAGGAAACCAGAAACTACGACGCCAACCAGGAAATAACAGAAAAACTCAGGGAAAAAGAAACAGAAGAAGACTACGGCTACATCTTCGACCCTGACCTGACAAGACAGGAACTATCAGAAAACTACAGAAAAGCACTGAGAGAGACAATTCCGGAACTACCGCACGAAAAATTCAAGAGATTCAAGGAAGAGTATGGCCTGAAAGAAAAGATAGTTGAATCGCTGATCTCAGACCCGGAAATCGCAGAGCACTTTGAGGAGCTGGCCAAACAGTACGATGCACAGCTAGTGGCCTCATGGATGACAGGAGACCTGAAAAAAGTCCTTAACTACAACGACCTAACATACTCAGAGTCTCCACTGAAAATCCACTGGCTAAACACGATCATAGGCCTACTTGATGAGGACCAGATCTCAGACAGAAACGCAGAGAAACTTCTCAGAGAACTGGTAGAAGATCCAAGAGAGCCAGATGACATTATCGACGAACAGGACCTGCTCAAAGCAGAGGACTCGGAAATCAGAGAATTCGTAGAGGAAGCAGTAGAGGAAAACCCTGACGCAGTCGACGACTATGAATCAGGAGAGGAAGAAGCACTCAACTTCCTCGTAGGCCAGGTAATGCAGAAATCTCAGGGCAAGGCAGATCCAAAAACCGCCCGTGAAAAACTGAAGGAACAGCTGGAATAG
- a CDS encoding NAD(P)/FAD-dependent oxidoreductase, with the protein MSEDKIYDVIVVGGASAAQSSAIYAKRAGRSVLVIADEYGGQINNTDVVENYLGFKHISGPDLAQEYLEHMRDYDIDEETGYKVTDIRKPDDIFEVEREDEEVFRGRSVIIATGGHRRKLGIKGEEEFANKGVGYCAVCDGPLYQGEEVAVIGGGYAGTEAADYLSDIAEKVYVLSRSGVLKGEQITIDKVENDENVEVIRGAEATEFYGENLLEGLKYEQDGEIKDLEVTGAFVEIGTVPNSDITDLVEKNEARKIKVNGEMETGVEGLYAAGDVNNIGVQQLQVSAGQGCQAGLNASEYVKQMKE; encoded by the coding sequence ATGTCAGAGGATAAAATTTACGATGTAATAGTTGTAGGCGGGGCCTCAGCAGCTCAGTCTTCCGCAATCTATGCCAAAAGAGCTGGCAGAAGTGTTCTAGTTATAGCTGACGAGTACGGAGGCCAGATAAACAATACAGATGTAGTTGAGAACTACCTAGGCTTCAAACATATTTCAGGCCCGGATCTTGCTCAGGAATATCTTGAGCACATGAGAGATTACGATATAGATGAGGAAACCGGCTACAAAGTTACTGACATCAGGAAACCTGATGATATTTTCGAGGTTGAAAGAGAGGATGAAGAAGTCTTCAGAGGCCGTTCCGTGATTATTGCTACTGGCGGTCACCGCAGAAAGCTTGGAATCAAGGGAGAGGAAGAGTTTGCAAACAAAGGAGTTGGATACTGTGCTGTATGCGACGGGCCTCTCTATCAGGGCGAAGAGGTAGCTGTGATAGGCGGTGGATACGCTGGAACGGAGGCCGCTGACTATCTTTCTGATATTGCTGAGAAAGTATATGTTCTGAGCCGTTCAGGAGTACTGAAGGGAGAGCAGATTACTATTGACAAGGTAGAGAATGACGAGAACGTTGAAGTTATTAGAGGTGCTGAGGCCACTGAGTTCTACGGAGAGAATCTTCTTGAAGGCCTGAAGTATGAGCAGGATGGAGAGATCAAGGATCTTGAAGTTACAGGTGCTTTCGTGGAGATCGGTACAGTGCCTAACTCAGATATCACAGATCTCGTTGAGAAGAATGAGGCCCGAAAGATCAAGGTTAACGGAGAGATGGAGACCGGTGTTGAAGGCCTTTACGCAGCTGGCGACGTCAACAATATTGGAGTTCAGCAATTGCAGGTTTCGGCTGGTCAGGGTTGTCAGGCCGGCCTGAATGCCTCCGAGTATGTGAAGCAGATGAAGGAGTAA
- the pyk gene encoding pyruvate kinase, with product MKNTKIVSTIGPATDTKEKLAEIIDSGVDVVRQNFSHVDHEQHGKIFDRIRDVSEKTAVMIDTKGPEIRLGEVEEGTELETGHNVEITTEEITGNKEKLSVNYKDFINHIEAGDEVRIDDGKIELEVEKVGETAECTVVYGGEVSSRKAVNVPGEDIGLQAPTKKDVEDIEFAAEKGYDFVSLSFVKEASDVEEVREILEEHDSDMHIISKIEHKKAVENFDEILEASDAIMVARGDLGVELPAAQLPMMQKEMIEKCNKAGKPVITATQMLESMTENPTATRAEISDVANAVLDGTDAVMLSGETAIGEYPVKTVDFMANVVEQAENSLKDITHHTVKQPPESTREIICKNVWQAGRDSDAEYLVAHTSSGSTARNIAKYRPEKPIIAFTDSEKVERQLQLAWGVQPYYEEFPSDVEGMLKASAERMKTLDLAEGDDELVFSAGIPTCVTGTTNMMQIRTVGDILN from the coding sequence ATGAAAAATACAAAAATTGTATCAACTATAGGGCCGGCAACGGACACAAAAGAAAAGCTCGCAGAAATAATAGACTCTGGAGTCGACGTAGTCAGACAGAACTTCTCACACGTCGACCACGAGCAGCACGGTAAAATATTTGACAGAATCCGAGATGTATCGGAGAAAACCGCAGTAATGATCGACACCAAAGGCCCTGAAATCAGGCTGGGCGAAGTAGAAGAAGGCACAGAACTGGAAACAGGCCACAACGTAGAAATAACAACAGAAGAAATCACAGGAAACAAGGAAAAACTATCGGTAAACTACAAGGACTTCATCAATCACATCGAGGCCGGTGACGAAGTAAGAATAGATGACGGAAAAATCGAACTCGAAGTAGAAAAAGTCGGCGAAACAGCAGAATGCACAGTAGTATATGGAGGCGAAGTATCCAGCAGAAAGGCAGTAAACGTGCCAGGAGAAGACATTGGACTACAGGCCCCAACAAAGAAAGACGTTGAAGACATCGAATTCGCAGCAGAAAAAGGATACGACTTCGTATCGCTCAGCTTCGTAAAAGAGGCCTCAGATGTCGAAGAAGTCAGAGAAATCCTGGAAGAACACGACTCCGACATGCACATCATCTCCAAGATCGAACACAAGAAAGCAGTTGAAAACTTTGATGAAATTCTCGAGGCCTCCGATGCCATCATGGTTGCAAGAGGAGATCTCGGAGTAGAGCTTCCGGCAGCACAGCTTCCTATGATGCAGAAAGAAATGATCGAGAAATGCAACAAGGCCGGCAAACCTGTAATTACTGCTACACAGATGCTTGAATCCATGACAGAAAACCCTACTGCTACGAGAGCAGAAATCTCTGACGTAGCAAACGCAGTTCTGGATGGTACTGATGCAGTCATGCTTTCAGGGGAAACAGCAATTGGAGAATATCCTGTCAAGACAGTAGATTTCATGGCTAATGTAGTTGAACAGGCAGAAAATTCTCTGAAGGATATCACTCATCACACTGTCAAACAGCCGCCGGAATCCACACGCGAAATCATCTGTAAAAACGTATGGCAGGCCGGAAGAGACTCCGACGCAGAATACCTGGTGGCCCACACATCATCAGGATCAACAGCGAGAAACATTGCAAAATACAGGCCTGAAAAACCGATTATCGCATTCACGGACTCCGAAAAAGTAGAGAGACAGCTGCAGCTGGCCTGGGGAGTACAGCCTTACTATGAGGAGTTCCCTTCCGATGTTGAAGGCATGCTAAAGGCCTCAGCTGAGAGAATGAAGACTCTCGACCTTGCAGAAGGAGATGACGAGCTGGTCTTCTCAGCAGGAATTCCTACCTGTGTCACAGGAACCACCAACATGATGCAGATAAGGACTGTGGGCGATATACTGAACTAG
- the cruF gene encoding bisanhydrobacterioruberin hydratase yields the protein MDRLEELVSENRFTISVVFPIVGAATFLASAEGLLPGFLEFNPFFILFGTLVMRTPLIAGLRPLIDRKAGIGILAISLYAYLIEFVGLSTGWPYGDFSYLISLGPMVHGVPVGLPVFFVPLVLNSFLLVRLYDLKDFWERFLAGVGLVLLIDAVLDPAAVALGIWSYGGGLFYGVPLSNFTGWLLSASICLLVLEYVFRDIDVESRLRSTDYMLDDMVSFVFLWGFINLYYLNPVPVLIAAGFGVALYQNGRFSMAVEELPYFS from the coding sequence ATGGATAGGCTTGAGGAACTGGTTTCAGAAAACAGATTTACAATATCCGTGGTTTTTCCTATTGTCGGAGCTGCAACATTTCTGGCATCTGCTGAAGGCCTTCTACCAGGTTTTCTCGAGTTCAATCCCTTCTTCATACTTTTCGGAACACTGGTAATGAGAACTCCATTGATAGCGGGCCTGAGGCCTTTGATTGATAGAAAGGCAGGAATAGGAATTCTGGCAATCTCGCTGTATGCATATCTTATCGAGTTCGTGGGCTTGAGCACGGGATGGCCTTACGGCGATTTCTCGTATCTGATCAGTCTGGGTCCTATGGTTCATGGCGTTCCTGTAGGCCTCCCAGTCTTCTTCGTGCCCCTGGTGCTTAACAGCTTCCTATTGGTAAGACTCTACGATCTGAAAGATTTCTGGGAGAGGTTCTTAGCAGGAGTGGGCCTTGTATTGTTGATTGATGCAGTTCTTGATCCTGCGGCCGTGGCCCTCGGAATCTGGAGTTATGGAGGAGGCCTTTTCTACGGTGTTCCGCTTTCCAACTTTACAGGCTGGTTGCTTTCGGCCTCGATATGTCTGCTTGTACTGGAGTATGTTTTCCGCGATATCGATGTTGAAAGCCGTCTGAGATCGACCGATTACATGCTGGATGACATGGTCAGTTTCGTATTTCTGTGGGGTTTCATCAACCTCTACTACCTGAATCCTGTTCCAGTGCTGATCGCGGCCGGTTTCGGTGTTGCACTTTACCAGAATGGCAGGTTCAGCATGGCTGTAGAGGAATTACCGTATTTTTCCTGA
- a CDS encoding NAD(P)H-hydrate epimerase: MRMEAVSKAQMEEIDRIVPEKYGISTGRLMENAGLQVAEAVRDHAVERKVSVYVGKGDNGGDGMVTARRLSNWDFQVEVVLASENLEGKRKEELEILKKMDIEINIQESEKDYPVAIDGLIGYSLSGDPRPPFDSMIREINSFEQVFSIDIATGLSAETGDIFRPAVNPDTTVTLAAPFDKMSEGNSGRILVADIGVPPEAYQEFGKKIVFEKSSLIRFN, encoded by the coding sequence ATGAGAATGGAAGCGGTGTCGAAGGCCCAAATGGAGGAAATAGATAGAATAGTACCTGAAAAATACGGCATCTCCACAGGCAGACTGATGGAGAACGCAGGCCTTCAGGTAGCAGAGGCCGTCAGAGATCATGCAGTTGAGAGAAAAGTTTCTGTCTACGTTGGAAAAGGCGACAACGGAGGCGATGGCATGGTTACAGCCCGAAGACTCAGTAACTGGGATTTCCAGGTAGAAGTAGTTCTGGCCTCTGAAAACCTCGAAGGCAAGAGAAAAGAGGAGCTGGAGATACTGAAGAAAATGGATATCGAGATAAATATTCAGGAGTCAGAGAAAGATTATCCTGTTGCTATTGACGGCCTGATAGGTTACAGTCTTTCTGGAGATCCAAGGCCTCCATTTGATTCAATGATCCGCGAGATCAACAGTTTTGAGCAGGTTTTCAGCATTGATATTGCTACAGGCCTTTCAGCCGAGACTGGAGATATTTTCCGTCCCGCGGTTAATCCCGACACTACCGTTACGCTGGCCGCACCTTTCGATAAAATGTCGGAAGGTAATTCAGGAAGAATTTTGGTCGCTGATATTGGTGTACCACCAGAGGCCTACCAGGAGTTTGGTAAGAAAATAGTTTTCGAGAAGAGCTCTTTGATCAGATTTAATTAA
- a CDS encoding sodium:calcium antiporter produces the protein MAGLLYYIALATISTVLIWKSSSLLEETSEKLAAYYGLPAVVQGAVIAAIGSSFPELSSTVISVIVHGNFELGIGAIVGSAIFNILLIPAVSVIANGKMIDANRDIVYKEAQFYMLSIAVLLLTFSMAVIYNPLPGQLRGEVTRWLALIPVAVYGLYIFIQYEDTKDGGPERVENIAEKKQWALLAASLVLIVIGVEGLVRSAVEFGNIFNTPSFLWGLTIVAAGTSLPDTVVSYKAAKDGEGVTSMANVLGSNVFDLLIAIPAGVLLAGATPVNYAVAVPMFGFLTFATISLFTTLRTDLELYRKEAYFLLLIYAAFLIWMITETFGATNLIPV, from the coding sequence ATGGCAGGCCTTCTGTACTACATAGCGCTGGCAACTATCTCGACAGTTCTAATCTGGAAATCCAGCAGCCTGCTTGAAGAAACCAGCGAGAAACTAGCGGCCTACTATGGTCTTCCTGCCGTGGTTCAGGGAGCAGTGATCGCGGCAATAGGATCCAGCTTTCCAGAGCTTTCCTCAACAGTTATCTCTGTTATAGTTCACGGAAACTTCGAGCTCGGTATCGGAGCGATCGTAGGATCTGCAATATTCAACATACTTCTAATACCCGCAGTCAGCGTGATTGCAAACGGAAAAATGATTGACGCCAACAGAGACATTGTATACAAGGAAGCCCAGTTCTACATGCTCTCCATAGCAGTACTTCTTCTTACATTCTCCATGGCCGTCATCTACAATCCTCTACCAGGCCAGCTCAGAGGAGAAGTTACAAGATGGCTGGCACTTATCCCTGTAGCAGTCTACGGCCTTTACATATTCATTCAGTACGAAGACACGAAAGACGGAGGGCCTGAAAGAGTAGAAAACATAGCAGAGAAAAAACAGTGGGCTTTACTTGCAGCAAGCCTTGTACTGATTGTTATCGGTGTTGAAGGCCTTGTAAGAAGTGCTGTAGAGTTCGGCAACATTTTCAATACGCCTTCATTCCTCTGGGGCCTAACGATTGTCGCTGCGGGAACCAGCCTTCCGGACACAGTAGTCAGCTATAAGGCCGCGAAAGATGGAGAAGGAGTTACCAGCATGGCTAACGTCCTGGGAAGTAACGTATTCGATCTCCTGATTGCCATACCTGCCGGAGTTCTACTGGCCGGCGCCACACCAGTCAACTATGCAGTGGCCGTTCCAATGTTTGGATTCCTGACATTCGCCACCATCTCGCTTTTCACAACCCTGAGAACAGACCTTGAACTCTACAGAAAAGAGGCCTACTTCCTGCTTCTGATTTATGCAGCCTTCCTGATCTGGATGATAACCGAAACCTTCGGAGCTACAAACCTCATACCCGTCTAG
- a CDS encoding topoisomerase DNA-binding C4 zinc finger domain-containing protein, whose product MPQETAMTKCVFCGKSATTKNSAGQPVCKKHKEDEPRDVACPECGMPMKIKEGRYGYFWGCEGYPQCQKTYQIDALVEDEEEE is encoded by the coding sequence ATGCCACAGGAAACAGCAATGACGAAATGCGTGTTCTGCGGGAAGAGCGCTACTACAAAAAATTCCGCGGGACAGCCGGTATGCAAGAAGCATAAGGAAGATGAGCCAAGAGATGTGGCCTGTCCAGAGTGCGGAATGCCTATGAAAATTAAGGAGGGCCGTTACGGCTATTTCTGGGGATGCGAGGGCTATCCACAGTGTCAGAAGACTTACCAGATCGATGCCTTAGTGGAAGATGAAGAAGAGGAGTAG
- a CDS encoding metal-dependent hydrolase: MMGVTHALMGGLLGASSMFFTPELFLAAVAAGFLGGLFPDLDLAWKHRESLHFPVGYTVLSSVLIGAAAATGNYYVVLASYFTASAWLHSWIDILGGGLEERPWEGTTDKGVYSHSLDKWFPPLQIIRYDGAPEDFLLTVFLGASLYPLLNGYPEAQKVVVASVIIGGFYSLVRKKLLDARDFLLKFFHSLID; encoded by the coding sequence ATGATGGGAGTTACACACGCACTGATGGGAGGCCTTCTGGGTGCTTCAAGCATGTTTTTCACGCCAGAACTTTTTCTGGCAGCAGTTGCAGCAGGTTTTCTTGGAGGCCTTTTCCCCGATCTTGATCTGGCGTGGAAGCACCGCGAGAGTCTGCATTTTCCAGTAGGTTATACTGTTCTTTCATCGGTATTGATTGGTGCGGCTGCAGCTACAGGAAACTACTACGTTGTTCTGGCCTCTTACTTTACGGCTTCTGCCTGGCTTCATTCATGGATTGATATTCTTGGTGGAGGCCTTGAGGAGAGGCCGTGGGAAGGTACTACTGACAAGGGAGTCTACTCTCATTCTCTGGATAAGTGGTTTCCGCCTCTTCAGATTATCAGATACGATGGTGCCCCGGAGGATTTTCTACTAACTGTTTTTCTTGGAGCTTCTCTCTATCCTCTGCTGAATGGCTATCCTGAGGCCCAGAAAGTTGTTGTGGCTTCAGTTATTATCGGCGGGTTTTATTCACTGGTCAGGAAGAAGTTGCTCGACGCCAGGGACTTTCTCCTCAAGTTTTTCCACAGCCTGATCGATTAG
- a CDS encoding AAA family ATPase, with protein sequence MSDKDVNQENNDEGKDQEAGKEQKVQFPQYFQQKKNDNPNSTNLKTPVMRGVVVSEFDGDRIWVEASGNMKGRYGVEVPNGYNPEDFTPGTEVALDPNTFKVTDIVEKGKDAEFDAIETDVTFQDIGGLDHVVKSLKSNVGAQLNEDKSKKMQEWGIEMDKSMLLVGKPGTGKTHLVKALSNEYDADMFMINGPQMVEKFIGEGAKKVKRLYDQARASDKPAIVFIDEIDAIAKKRLDDRRHGGEEVERTMSQLLSELDGLDTEKDSGVISIFATNTPDIMDPALLNRCSAIEVPVPDTDAKEEILRIHTRRMSVADAVNYTAIAEQFEEDFTGRDIKQIAKQAAVNALERHEDVSGVEIDMDDFESAIKDLKEGNMGVEKDFLSDGKVHPNEMFA encoded by the coding sequence ATGAGCGATAAAGACGTTAATCAGGAAAATAATGACGAAGGAAAAGATCAAGAAGCTGGTAAGGAGCAGAAAGTTCAGTTCCCGCAATACTTCCAGCAGAAAAAGAACGATAACCCTAATTCTACAAACTTAAAGACTCCTGTAATGAGAGGAGTTGTTGTATCCGAATTTGACGGGGATAGAATCTGGGTAGAGGCCTCAGGAAACATGAAAGGCCGCTACGGAGTTGAAGTTCCTAATGGATACAATCCAGAGGATTTCACACCTGGTACCGAGGTCGCTCTCGACCCGAATACTTTCAAGGTAACAGATATTGTTGAAAAAGGAAAAGACGCAGAGTTCGATGCTATTGAGACAGATGTAACATTCCAGGACATTGGAGGCCTTGATCACGTTGTCAAGTCGCTTAAATCCAATGTCGGCGCACAGCTTAACGAGGATAAGAGCAAGAAGATGCAGGAATGGGGCATCGAGATGGACAAATCAATGCTACTAGTCGGAAAGCCAGGAACAGGTAAGACACACCTAGTTAAGGCACTTTCCAATGAATACGACGCAGATATGTTCATGATTAACGGCCCTCAGATGGTCGAGAAGTTCATCGGAGAGGGCGCCAAGAAGGTTAAGAGGCTCTACGATCAGGCCCGTGCATCCGATAAGCCTGCGATTGTGTTTATCGATGAAATTGATGCTATTGCAAAGAAGAGGCTTGATGACAGGAGACACGGTGGCGAGGAAGTTGAGCGTACGATGTCTCAGCTACTTTCCGAGCTTGATGGCCTGGATACTGAGAAGGATTCCGGTGTAATCAGCATTTTCGCAACCAACACTCCTGACATAATGGATCCAGCCCTACTGAACAGATGTAGTGCGATCGAAGTCCCTGTACCTGATACAGATGCCAAGGAAGAGATTCTCAGAATCCATACTCGCAGAATGAGTGTTGCAGATGCTGTTAACTATACAGCTATTGCAGAGCAGTTTGAGGAAGACTTTACAGGCCGTGATATCAAGCAGATTGCCAAGCAGGCCGCTGTAAATGCTCTTGAGAGACACGAGGATGTTTCCGGTGTCGAGATCGATATGGATGACTTCGAGTCAGCTATCAAGGATCTGAAGGAGGGCAACATGGGAGTTGAGAAGGACTTCCTGTCAGATGGCAAAGTTCATCCAAACGAGATGTTCGCATAA